From the Lysinibacillus fusiformis genome, the window GTTAGATTCCGCTCTAAATGAGGAGGGAAGCGCTCCAAAATGGTTAGATTCCGCTCTAAATGAGGAGGGATTCGCTCCAAAAAGGTTGGCAGCCGCTCTAAATGAGTAGAGAAGTGCTCCTAAAAGGTAAGCAGCCGCTCCTAATGAGGATGAACCCGCTCCAAAAAGGTGAGTAGCCGCTCTAAATGAGGAGGGATCCGCTCCAAAAAGGTGAGAAGCCGCTCCAAAAGAGTAGAGAAGCGCTCCAAAAAGGTGAGAAGCCGCTCTAAATGAGTAGAGAAGCGCTCCTAAAAGGTAAGAACCCGCTCTAAAAAGGTAAGCAGCCTCTCTAAATGAGTGGAGAAGCCGCTCCAAAAAAGTGAGTTGCGGCTCTAAATGAGTAGAGAAGCGCTCCAAAAAGGTAAGAATCCGCTCCAAATGAGTAGTGACCCGCTCCAAAAAGGTTAGCAGCTGCTCTAAATGAGTAGAGAAGTGCTCCAAAAAGGAGAGCAGCCGCTCTAAATGAGTAGAGACCGGCTCCAAAAAAGTGAGTAGCCACTCCAAAAGAGTAGAGGAGTGCTCCGAAAATGAGAGCAGCCGCTCTAAATGAGTGGAGAGCCGCTCCAAAAGAGTAGAGAAGCGCTCCTAAAAGGTGAGAAGCCGCTCTAAATGAGTAGAGAAGCGCTCCAAAAAGGTAAGAACCCGCTCTAAAAAGGTAAGCAGCCTCTCTAAATGAGTGGAGAGCCGCTCCAAAAAAGTGAGAAGCCGCTCTAAATGAGTAGAGAGCCGCTCCTAAAAAGTGAGTTGCGGCTCTAAATGAGTAGAGAAGCGCTCCAAAAAGGTAAGAATCCGCTCCAAATGAGTAGTGACCCGCTCCAAAAAGGTTAGCAGCTGCTCTAAATGAGTAGAGAAGTGCTCCAAAAAGGAGAGCAGCCGCTCTAAATGAGTAGAGACCGGCTCCAAAAAAGTGAGTAGCCACTCCAAAAGAGTAGAGGAGTGCTCCGAAAATGAGAGCAGCCGCTCTAAATGAGTGGAGAGCCGCTCCAAAAAGGAGAGCAGCCGCTCTAAATGAGTAGAGAAGCGCTCCAAAAAGGAGAGCAGCCGCTCTAAATGAGTAGAGAAGCGCTCCAAAAAGGTAAGAATCCGCTCTAAATGAGTAGAGAGCCGCTCCAAAAAGGAGAGCAGCCGCTCCTAATGAGTAGAGAAGCGCTCCAAAAAGGTAAGAATCCGCTCTAAATGAGTAGAACTCCGCTCCAAAAAGAATAGCCCCCGCTCCAAATGAAGAGACCTCCGCTCCTAAAAGATTCACCCCGTTCAAATAAGGAGTCCACACGTACAAAACTCATGCAACCCACAAGTTGCTTATAGTTGACATGCAACCATATAGTTGCCTATAATCGAGCTATGAATTGGGACAAAGCCGCTGTTTTTAAAGCACTTGGGGACTCGACTCGGCGACTTATATTAGATGAGCTAGCTGAGCGGGATGAGATGACGTTGTATGAACTGACGGTGCGTCTTCTAATGAAACATGAACTTTCTATTTCGAGGCAGGGGATTGCTAAACATCTCTCTGTATTGGAGGGGGCTGGACTCGTCATATCACAGCGGAAGGGAAAATATCGAGTGATTCTTTTCAATAAAGAACCGCTTAAAGATTTGCTGAAAGGATGGGTAGAGTAAAGCTTTCATGTGAAGGATGCTTCTTAACGACTCAAAAGGAGGAAAATAAATTGAACATTATTGTCAACAGTATCTTTGTACAAGACCAGGAAAAGGCACTTGCATTTTATACGGAAAAGTTAGGATTTGTAAAAAAGGAGGATGTTCCATTAGGAAAACATAGATGGCTAACGCTTGTGTCGCCTGATGATTTAGAAGGGACTGAGCTATTACTTGAGCCAGATGAGCATCCTGCCGCAAAGGATTATCAAAGCAAGATTTTCGCTGAAGGAATTCCAGCCACGATGTTTGGAGTCGCTGATTTAGACAAGGAGTACACGCGTTTACTGGAGAAAGGCGTTGAATTTACGATCAAACCGACAAAAGCGGGGGAGGTCACAATAGCAGTTTTCAATGATACATGTGGCAACCTTATTCAAATTATACAAAGATAGTTTATAGAAGCGTGTTTTGATATCATTTTATCAAAACACGCTTTTTACATTATTCAGCCATTGTCCAACCTTTGTCATAGCCCAAGGCATGGAGGTTTTCTTTTGGTTGCGCATTTACGGTCTGTTCTTTAGCTTCGGCTTCTTCGCTGGGTGGAGCTTCTTCCGACGAACAAGCAGATAAAAGGAAGAGTAGCACAATACTTAATGACAGGAATTTCTGCATGAGGCAAACCTCCATCAATCAATCGTTGATATGAATATTTTGCACATTTTCATACAGAATATGTTGCGTATAGCTGCCATCAAAAAATTTTTTTAAGCGACTGTATTACTAATAATTTTGCTAAATCCATTGTTATCTGCACTTTGAATCAGTTGCTGAATAGACTTTACAGCTTGTTCAGAGAATAAATACCAGCTATCCTCTGTTGTATCATGTAGTAGAACTTTAGGATAGCCTTGTAATAGTTCCTCAGGGAAAGGTTGATTTAATGTATAAATATCATATTGTTTGACACTGTTATTGTCATGGCTCATAAAATCAAATTGACCAAGCTTATAATAAGATCCCGGAGCTTCTAGATTAAAGTGCCAATAATATTCTTTCGGAGCCTCTACTTTGTCGCCTTTCTTTTCTTGGAAAATGTTGAAAAGCGCTTGGTGATAGGCATGGCCCTTAATATCCTGAATGACACCACCCATTGTCATATGATATTCATAGCGAAGCACCTTGATTTTTTCGTCTTCAATTAGCAATGGTTCAGTCGTAATATTCACTGTCCCTTGATTGTAATGCACTTGACTGCCAAATGTTTCAGCAATAAAGCGGATTGGTACATAGGTGCGATTATTTTTCATGTATGGCTGTACATCCAATTGCTCTGTTTCACCATTTTTAATGACTGTTCGGTTATTTAGATTCAATTTAACGGTTGCTTGATCCATTGAAAGGGTGATTTGGGCATCCTGCCAATGAACTTGCGCACCAAGGTTTTCACTGATCACACGCAATGGCACCATTGTTCGATTGTTTTTTTGCTCAGGTGCTGTATCAGATTGTACCACAACATCGTCGATTTTGATTTGTGTTGTTGCAGCCTCAGCGGGCGTTGCCATCCACAGCATCGTTGTTAGACATAGCCCTGTAAAAATTTTCTTCATGGTAATAAACCTCCTTTACTCATAACACTTACCACCTTCGAAATTTTACCATAATATTCTTCTGTTTATAATAAAAATATTACTATTTTTAATCTCTTTATATCATCAGATATACAATGACACAAAGTCTTCATCGCTATAGCTACTTTTTGACAGCGTATAATCTGTATTTGTTCTCGAATACTAACGCTGAAAGGAGGTTATTGAATGAAGTTTTTGACATGGGGCATTGTTGGTGCGGCATTATTTGCTGTGATGAAAGGCTATGGGAAATCCAATCAAGGACAGAAGGATAGCTTTCAACAAACAACGACGCCTGTACAATTAGTCGCCAATGCGAATCCGCTGACAGCCAATACACCGAAACAGTAGAACAAAAGCTTATAGATTACTTTGATCTATAAGCTTACTATAATTTTACATAAATATCCTATCATTGGTATAATAGATTACAAGAAAAGGGGTGTATAAATGCTTGATTTTACAAACTATCATGACGATGATTTAGAAGAAATTCTGCAATTATTTTACGAAACTGTACATAGTGTAAACGCTCAAGATTATTCACAGGCACAATTGGAGGCTTGGGCACCGTTAGCAATGCAGCCAGTTAGCGTAGCGGCTTGGCAGCAGTCTTTAAGAAATAATAAGACCTATATCGCAAGGGCGCATTATCAAATTGTTGGCTTTGGAGATATGACAATGGAGGGTTATTTAGATCGTCTTTATGTCCATAAGGATTTCCAGGGTCAGGGGATTGCCTCCGCCTTAGTAGATTTACTAGAAGCGGACGCAAAAAAGCTTGGTCTTACTCATATCTCCACAGATGCTAGTCTTACAGCGAGACCATTTTTTGAACGAAAAGGGTACCAAATCATGCAAACACAAACAGTCGAACGACAAGGCATATCGTTGACGAACGTTAGCATGGTTAAAAGATTTATTGATGAAAAGGACGGATGAAAAGGATGAATTATGTAAAGGGTTTTGTCGTATTAATGCTGCTATGCTTCATGCTTAGTGCCTGTGCACAAACAGAAAAGCCTTCCCATGAAAAACCAGATGTAGAAAGTATCACGGTTTCATTCGAACATCCAAAAACAAAGCAACCATTTAAAATAATTCATGCTTATGAGCTTTTTCAAAACTATACAGAAAAGGTAGAAAGTGACCCAGATCGTTCACCATTGGACATCTATCGAGAAGAGGTCGTTGATCCAGTTTATAGTGCATGTTTTGAGAATGGTGAATATATAAACTTGGCTGAGTTGGTGCTAAACATAACGCCTAAACAAATAAAAGATAATCAATTATTAAGTGAAAATATTGAAAGGGAAGCAACGGAAAGGAGTATTAAAGAAGCTCTTTTCAAAGCTTCTGATTTTCTTCCTACAAAAAATGAAACAACCGTATGTGTTTTTCCTGCTACAGATGAAGGGATTGGCATGGTGGCTATAGGGTCAGGTAAAATAACTGTTCTATACAATAAATATTATAATGATGAATATATAAGATATACAATACCTCATGAATATCATCATAGTGTTTTGACTGAAAATCGCCCAAAAACTGAAGGAACCGTATTGGACCATATGGTGTTTGAAGGAAAAGCAGTTATGTTTGAAAAATTAGTCAATCCCGAAATGGATTTAAGGAAAATTGATTTCAATTCCAAAGACTTTTATTGGTCAAAAATTGTAGGAGATCTCGAAAAGAGGGACTTGAATCGTGCAACTGAAATCAATTTAGGTGGAAATGGTCTACCCTATGAATATGGCTACAGTGAAGGCTATAAAATGGTAAAATCCTATCTTGATTTGCATCCCAATGTATCGATAGAGGAATGGACCGCCTTAAGTCCGAAAGAAATTTTTGAGAAAGGAAACTATCTTGAAAACTATCAATAAACAAGTAAGCAACAGACCGAGTATCAAACGGGGTCTGTTGCTTCGTTTAGGCATCGATGAATGGTTAAAATTGCTTGTAAATGCATCCCTTCATGAAAGATGGTGCGTAGGAGTACTTGTTCAATGGTCTGCATACCCATGTCAATAGGTGGGAATTCTTCCGCCAATCGATGACCATAGCGCTCCTTTAAATGAGAGGGTTGCTGAGCCAAATACGTTTTTAACTCCTCAAAGGTTGGCGTTTCGTCGTCAAAATGTATAGGCGATGTACCAAAACCAAACCATTTCTTGAAAACGTCTAGCTCCGCATCCTTTTCTTTTGTTAAAGCCTCTATCCATAAATATTGATCGAGATAAATATGGCCCATATTCCAGCGAATATGATGATGAAAACCAGCTGGAATGATGTTTGCCTTTTCTTCTGACACATGCTCTAGTAAATGGAGTAACTCGCTACGGTAATGTGCTAACTGCTGAAATAAATTTTCTTGGCGTTGATTCAAGTTCAAGCCTCCTTTTTAGTATGTATTGGCTAAAATTCTCCATTTTCCTGCCAAAAAAGAAGAACACTTTTTTGTGTTCTTCTCCAATTCATCTACTTTGTGTCTGTAACGCTAAACGGACACCGAGACCGATATAAACGAAGCCAACTGTTTTTTCAAGCCAGCGTGAGCTACCGCTTGTTTTCGTAAAGATTTTTTCGCCAATGAAGCTTGTCATAATCGCTAGTAGGATTGTATATAAAGCACTCATCACGACAAATGTAATACCAAGTGTTAGCAATTGGCTTGTGACAGATTGCTCGTTATGCTGAACAAATTGCGGTAAGAAGGCAAGGAAAAACAGTGCCGTCTTTGGATTGAGAATTTCTGCTAAAAAGCCTTGGCGGAAGGACGTACTAGCAGGACTTTGTTCGACAGTCGGTTGTTCGATTTTCTTTGGTTTTGTGAGGAGCATCTGAATACCTAAGTAAACAAGGTATGCCACACCAATATATTTCACCACTTCAAAGGCAGTGGCTGATTTCATCAAGATAGCGGAAAGACCTAAAACAGCCGCTAATGTATGAACCAAGTCACCGAGACCGATGCCTAAAGCGGTATAAATACCATTCTTTTTCCCGCTTTTTAATGTTTGCGTAATGGTAATAATCACCGCAGGACCTGGGATTAAAAATAATAAAAGAACTATTGCGATAAACGATAACATGCGAAACCATCCTATTCTAATAAACTAATCATTCTAGGGTGAATGCATGGAATATTATATTCTAGCTGTTGTGTGGCTGTCGATAAAGAAATATTGAAAAAATAATGAAAAATAATTCAGAAAACTACCAATTAGATTTTATTACCTAGTACTAATATTTAGTGTTAGAATAAGGGTATAAAAATATTTTGGAGGAATTCATATGTTAACAGGTCAACAAATACAAGCTATTTTGCCTCACCGTTATCCATTTCTTTTGGTGGATCGTATTATGGAATTAGAGGAAGGAAAGCGCGCAGTTGGAATGAAAAATGTGACGATCAATGAAGAGTTTTTTACAGGTCATTTTCCACAGTATCCTGTGATGCCAGGTGTGTTAATTGTTGAAGCATTAGCACAGGTTAGTGCAATAATTATGCTGACAAAGGCAGGGAATGAGGGGCGTTTAGGCTTATTGGCAGGAATTGATCATTGTCGCTTTAAGAAACAAGTAAAGCCTGGTGATCAGCTGCGTCTTGAGGTAGACATCACACGAGTAAAGGGAGCAGTTGGGAAAGGTAGAGGAATTGCCACCGTAGATGGAGAAATTGTTTGTGAAACAGATCTTGTTTTTGCGTTTGGATCTTAAAAAAATGGAGGTGCTCCGTTGAATTACACATTTATGCTTTATATCGCCATTTGTATCATGCAAATAACGCTATTGGTGAATAGTACGATTGCTAAAGGCGCTTGGAATGGGTTGACAATGTGGCTCTGTACGGCGGTTTTTGTTTTCGCAACAGCTATTTTCGGATTGAGTAGAGGACGGCGAAAAGAAAATCAATAATAAACGACTTTGCTTGATAACGTACTACACGACTCTCTTTCCTTCATATAGTGAATGAAGTGAAAGTTTTAATGATGAGAGGGTGAGGAGGTTTGAGGGTCGCCATTATTGAAAAAAATGAAGAGCAGTTAAAGCCAGAGCAAGCGTTGGCGCACGGTTTCTGTGATCAATTTGTCCTAAAGATGCATAAAAATATACTGCATAAAAAGCTTGATAAAGATGTGTATCAGTCCTATTTTGTTATTTTTCAGCAACAATATACAAGGCAGGAGCTGCGATTTATCGTCCATCTGTTAAAAGCACAGGCAAATGAGATACTACGTATGAAGCCCATGTTCATTACAATGAGTGGTGTCATTCTATCCGTTTTTACGTTCATAGTTATCACCATAAATAGTAAGCTCCTGTTAGGCATGTCACTTGTCCAAATCGTCGCATTAGCCGTCTTGAGTTTTCATGTCGTCATTATATGGATTTCCTTTAAAATTGAATTCGAACATAAGCGGGTGCAGGCGGTGATTGCTTTATTGGATTATTACGTAACCATTGATTCCGAAGGGAGTGACCTTCATGCAAAAGACAGTTGATCAATTACATTATTGGCTTATAAAAGTGCCAGAAGTATTTCATGTCATGACAGAAGTGGAAAGTACAAAACGACCTGCTCCGAAAAAATGGTCCAAAAAGGAGGTAATCGGTCATTTATGTGATGCGGCTACGGTCCATCTTGAACGATTGCTTCAAATTCAGTATGAAGCTTCACCCTATGTAGTGACTACATACGACCAAGTACAATGGGTCGCGTTACAGGGCTATCAGGAATTACCAATAGAAGATATCTTATTGTTATGGACAAGCTTAAACAAAAAAATCATGTATGTGCTGGAACACCTAGCTGAAGAATCATTAAGCCTTCCATGTATGATCAATCAGCAACAAAGGACTTTGGGATGGTTGATTGAAGAGTATATACAACATTTGGAACATCATATCCACCAGCAAATTTTAATGGATGAATGCGAAACGTAGGCATTTTTTTATGAAATCCTCAAATAATAAAGTACGAAAAAATTATTTGGGGACGTGAACATGTGAAAAAGTTTTTATTGTTTTTACTACCAATTAGTCTCATCACGGTGTCGCTTTTTTATGTAAAAGTGAGTTCTTCTGAAAATAAAGGAAGAAAGTATTATGAGGAAGCAGGTCAAATTCTTTGGGAAATTCAGACAGATGAAAAAATCATTGCCTTAACATTTGATGATGGGCCACATCGCAAATATACAGCAGAAATCCTTGATATATTGGAAAAATACCATGCAAAAGCAACCTTTTTTATTGTCGGTCAAAATGCGGAAAAAAATCCTGAGCTGATTACAAGAATGTATGAAGAAGGGCATGAATTGGCCAATCATACCTTTACACACCCTTTCAAGACAAATGTACCTAATTTAATGAAGGAAATACAACAAACAGATGAAGTGATTGCAGGCATTACAGGCTATCAGCCAACATTATTTCGACCAGTAGAAGGACAATATACCGATGCGATGATTGATGCCATCGCAAAAGAAGGCTATAAAGTTGTGATGTGGTCCTGGCATTTAGATACACTTGACTGGAAAAGCCCTGGTGTCAATCGCATCGTGAGTACGGTATTAAAAGGTGTAAAGGCAGGCAATATTGTACTCTTTCATGACGGTGGGGGAAACCGAGCACAAACAGTCAAGGCAATGGAGCAAATCTTACCAGAGCTTGAAAAACAGGGCTACCAGTTTGTGACGGTTTCTGAATTATTGGAAATCCAAAGGACAAATAAGAAAATGGAAAAAAAACAGTAGTGTTGAAGTGATCCATCTTCAGCACTACTCTTTATGTAAAGGTTATTTTAACATTTTTTTGATTTGCTTCAGCTCAGCAATTAAATAATCGATTTGCATCTGCATGTTATCGACTTTGGCTGTTTGATCACCATTATTTGTTGGAGAAGAATCATTCTTCGCATTTTGTAGTGACTCTAGGGCTAGACCAGCTGCGATGGTCTGTATGCCATCCCCTAACGTTGAAATGGCTGTGCCGATATAGGCTAACTTTGCGATATAAATATCCATTGAATCATTGTCCTGGTTCTGTTTATTATTTCTTCCCATTTTTCTGCCTCCTTACGTTTGTCATTACTTGCATCATATGCGGCAACAAGTGAAAAGGCGATTCCTATTGTATTTGAATGAATCACTAAAAATGGTAAAATTAGCACAATGAACGTATTGGGGGGACTAGTCATGGCGCAAGTAGAGCTGATTGAAATGAATGGTGAGCTGCTAGAGGGAATGGGCAGCTATTGTTTACGAAGCAAGAAGAAAACAGTGGGCTATCAAAACAAAAACAAATGGCTTAATCAACAATTTGAAAAGGGCTTACATTACATACAAGTGCTTGAAAATCAAAAGCAAGTAGGTTTTATAGAATATACAGATGCGGAATACTCTTCAAGGGTTGTGCATGCAGATGGCTATGTGGTGATTCATTGTTTATGGGTAAGTGCAGTAGGCAAGGGCTATGGTACACAATTATTGAAGAGATGTTTAGAGGATGCCAAGGAACGTGGGAAAAAGGGAGTGGTGGTCATCACCAATGACCAAACTTCCTGGACACCAAGCAAGGATTTATTTTTACAACACCAATTTCAACCTATTGCAACAGCACTCGATGCTTTTGAA encodes:
- a CDS encoding ArsR/SmtB family transcription factor, producing MNWDKAAVFKALGDSTRRLILDELAERDEMTLYELTVRLLMKHELSISRQGIAKHLSVLEGAGLVISQRKGKYRVILFNKEPLKDLLKGWVE
- a CDS encoding VOC family protein, which encodes MNIIVNSIFVQDQEKALAFYTEKLGFVKKEDVPLGKHRWLTLVSPDDLEGTELLLEPDEHPAAKDYQSKIFAEGIPATMFGVADLDKEYTRLLEKGVEFTIKPTKAGEVTIAVFNDTCGNLIQIIQR
- a CDS encoding copper amine oxidase N-terminal domain-containing protein, with the translated sequence MKKIFTGLCLTTMLWMATPAEAATTQIKIDDVVVQSDTAPEQKNNRTMVPLRVISENLGAQVHWQDAQITLSMDQATVKLNLNNRTVIKNGETEQLDVQPYMKNNRTYVPIRFIAETFGSQVHYNQGTVNITTEPLLIEDEKIKVLRYEYHMTMGGVIQDIKGHAYHQALFNIFQEKKGDKVEAPKEYYWHFNLEAPGSYYKLGQFDFMSHDNNSVKQYDIYTLNQPFPEELLQGYPKVLLHDTTEDSWYLFSEQAVKSIQQLIQSADNNGFSKIISNTVA
- a CDS encoding GNAT family N-acetyltransferase, whose amino-acid sequence is MLDFTNYHDDDLEEILQLFYETVHSVNAQDYSQAQLEAWAPLAMQPVSVAAWQQSLRNNKTYIARAHYQIVGFGDMTMEGYLDRLYVHKDFQGQGIASALVDLLEADAKKLGLTHISTDASLTARPFFERKGYQIMQTQTVERQGISLTNVSMVKRFIDEKDG
- a CDS encoding DUF2268 domain-containing putative Zn-dependent protease (predicted Zn-dependent protease with a strongly conserved HExxH motif), which encodes MNYVKGFVVLMLLCFMLSACAQTEKPSHEKPDVESITVSFEHPKTKQPFKIIHAYELFQNYTEKVESDPDRSPLDIYREEVVDPVYSACFENGEYINLAELVLNITPKQIKDNQLLSENIEREATERSIKEALFKASDFLPTKNETTVCVFPATDEGIGMVAIGSGKITVLYNKYYNDEYIRYTIPHEYHHSVLTENRPKTEGTVLDHMVFEGKAVMFEKLVNPEMDLRKIDFNSKDFYWSKIVGDLEKRDLNRATEINLGGNGLPYEYGYSEGYKMVKSYLDLHPNVSIEEWTALSPKEIFEKGNYLENYQ
- a CDS encoding DinB family protein, encoding MNQRQENLFQQLAHYRSELLHLLEHVSEEKANIIPAGFHHHIRWNMGHIYLDQYLWIEALTKEKDAELDVFKKWFGFGTSPIHFDDETPTFEELKTYLAQQPSHLKERYGHRLAEEFPPIDMGMQTIEQVLLRTIFHEGMHLQAILTIHRCLNEATDPV
- a CDS encoding LysE family translocator, with amino-acid sequence MLSFIAIVLLLFLIPGPAVIITITQTLKSGKKNGIYTALGIGLGDLVHTLAAVLGLSAILMKSATAFEVVKYIGVAYLVYLGIQMLLTKPKKIEQPTVEQSPASTSFRQGFLAEILNPKTALFFLAFLPQFVQHNEQSVTSQLLTLGITFVVMSALYTILLAIMTSFIGEKIFTKTSGSSRWLEKTVGFVYIGLGVRLALQTQSR
- the fabZ gene encoding 3-hydroxyacyl-ACP dehydratase FabZ, producing MLTGQQIQAILPHRYPFLLVDRIMELEEGKRAVGMKNVTINEEFFTGHFPQYPVMPGVLIVEALAQVSAIIMLTKAGNEGRLGLLAGIDHCRFKKQVKPGDQLRLEVDITRVKGAVGKGRGIATVDGEIVCETDLVFAFGS
- a CDS encoding hydroxymyristoyl-ACP dehydratase, yielding MRVAIIEKNEEQLKPEQALAHGFCDQFVLKMHKNILHKKLDKDVYQSYFVIFQQQYTRQELRFIVHLLKAQANEILRMKPMFITMSGVILSVFTFIVITINSKLLLGMSLVQIVALAVLSFHVVIIWISFKIEFEHKRVQAVIALLDYYVTIDSEGSDLHAKDS
- a CDS encoding DinB family protein, with the protein product MQKTVDQLHYWLIKVPEVFHVMTEVESTKRPAPKKWSKKEVIGHLCDAATVHLERLLQIQYEASPYVVTTYDQVQWVALQGYQELPIEDILLLWTSLNKKIMYVLEHLAEESLSLPCMINQQQRTLGWLIEEYIQHLEHHIHQQILMDECET
- a CDS encoding polysaccharide deacetylase family protein, producing the protein MKKFLLFLLPISLITVSLFYVKVSSSENKGRKYYEEAGQILWEIQTDEKIIALTFDDGPHRKYTAEILDILEKYHAKATFFIVGQNAEKNPELITRMYEEGHELANHTFTHPFKTNVPNLMKEIQQTDEVIAGITGYQPTLFRPVEGQYTDAMIDAIAKEGYKVVMWSWHLDTLDWKSPGVNRIVSTVLKGVKAGNIVLFHDGGGNRAQTVKAMEQILPELEKQGYQFVTVSELLEIQRTNKKMEKKQ
- a CDS encoding translation initiation factor 2 translates to MGRNNKQNQDNDSMDIYIAKLAYIGTAISTLGDGIQTIAAGLALESLQNAKNDSSPTNNGDQTAKVDNMQMQIDYLIAELKQIKKMLK
- a CDS encoding GNAT family N-acetyltransferase, giving the protein MAQVELIEMNGELLEGMGSYCLRSKKKTVGYQNKNKWLNQQFEKGLHYIQVLENQKQVGFIEYTDAEYSSRVVHADGYVVIHCLWVSAVGKGYGTQLLKRCLEDAKERGKKGVVVITNDQTSWTPSKDLFLQHQFQPIATALDAFELWVFPFHEGVELPYFPDNWQERLTRFPHLTILRSFQCPYVDVATENIQLAAKKLGLLPELVDLQTREELMEKSPTPYGIFSVVYKGQLISFHRLTVHSIYKKLQNLLNNS